Proteins found in one Sorghum bicolor cultivar BTx623 chromosome 1, Sorghum_bicolor_NCBIv3, whole genome shotgun sequence genomic segment:
- the LOC8082134 gene encoding fatty acyl-CoA reductase 2, giving the protein MGSSCVNLSRAVLPGFGAAAAAKGGSRRRGLLLPLLSSSAAAGRQRHGSSAAVVACCTSSSSSSSTTAAAGSSSSRPPLPPPPPSSFPAHDGLGGGDQPAGAAAGGIGVAEFLGAKNFLITGGTGFLAKVLIEKILRTNPNVGKIYVLIKAKDGEAALRRLQNEVVDTELFKCLQEIHGEGYDSFIAKKLVPVVGDVREANVGISPDLADEIADQVDVIINSAANTTFDERYDVAMDINTVGPFRIMSFAQRFRRLKLFLQVSTAYVNGQRQGLVLEKPFRMGDTIAKELGSSSSGSSEQGHNIPVLDIEAEIKLAFYSRRHLDNNSPSFAQEMKDLGLERAKLHGWQDTYVFTKAMGEMVINSMRGEIPVVTIRPSVIESTWRDPFPGWMEGNRMMDPVILYYGKGQLSGFLADPDGVLDVVPADMVVNATLASMAKHGGAAGPGMHVYHVSSSTVNPLVFGDLSRFLFHHFTRCPYSDAAGQPILVPPMRLFDTMEQFASYVETDALLRSVRASSSSSPAVAQRARDLCARSVEQTVHLGSIYQPYTFYGGRFDNGNTEALFAAMSPAERARFHFDVRSVDWRDYITNVHIPGLRKHVMKGRGVAANQLLASTSV; this is encoded by the exons ATGGGGAGTTCATGCGTGAACCTCTCCCGCGCCGTCCTCCCGGGcttcggcgccgccgccgccgccaagggAGGAAGCCGACGACGTGGCCTCCTTCTTCCGTTGctgtcgtcgtcggcggcggcggggcggcaGCGGCACGGCAGCAGTGCCGCGGTCGTGGCGTGCTGtacttcgtcgtcgtcgtcgtcctccactACTGCAGCCGCCGGCTCATCGTCGTCaaggccgccgctgccgccgccgccgccgtcgtccttcCCGGCGCACGACGGGCTCGGTGGCGGCGATCAGCCAGCAGGAGCCGCCGCCGGCGGGATTGGTGTTGCCGAGTTTCTCGGCGCCAAGAACTTCCTCATCACCGGCGGAACTGGTTTCCTGGCGAAAG TTCTTATCGAGAAGATCTTGAGGACAAATCCTAACGTCGGCAAGATATATGTGCTCATCAAGGCCAAGGACGGCGAAGCTGCATTGAGGAGACTGCAAAATGAG GTCGTAGACACGGAGCTGTTCAAATGCCTGCAGGAGATCCACGGGGAAGGCTACGACAGCTTCATCGCAAAAAAGCTGGTCCCCGTCGTCGGCGACGTCAGGGAAGCCAACGTCGGCATTTCCCCCGACCTCGCCGACGAGATCGCCGACCAGGTGGACGTCATCATCAACTCGGCGGCCAACACCACGTTCGACGAGCG GTACGATGTCGCCATGGACATCAACACCGTGGGGCCGTTCCGGATCATGAGCTTCGCGCAGCGGTTCCGGCGGCTCAAGCTCTTCTTGCAAGTGTCTACAG CCTATGTGAACGGGCAGAGGCAGGGCCTGGTGCTGGAGAAGCCGTTTCGCATGGGAGACACCATAGCCAAGGAGCTGGGGTCCTCATCATCAGGATCTTCTGAACAAGGGCATAATATCCCAGTGCTGGACATCGAGGCAGAGATCAAGCTGGCCTTTTACTCCAGAAGACACCTCGATAATAATTCTCCCTCGTTTGCTCAAGAGATGAAAGATTTGGGCCTAGAGAG GGCAAAACTCCATGGGTGGCAAGACACCTATGTGTTCACCAAGGCCATGGGAGAGATGGTCATCAACTCCATGCGAGGAGAGATACCGGTGGTCACCATCAGGCCCAGCGTCATCGAGAGCACCTGGAGGGACCCATTCCCTGGCTGGATGGAAGGCAACAG GATGATGGATCCTGTGATCCTCTACTACGGGAAAGGCCAGCTGAGCGGGTTCCTCGCCGATCCAGATGGTGTTCTTGATGTG GTACCGGCGGACATGGTGGTGAACGCGACGCTGGCGTCGATGgcgaagcacggcggcgcggcggggcCCGGGATGCACGTGTACCACGTGTCGTCGTCGACGGTGAACCCGCTGGTGTTCGGCGACCTGAGCCGGTTCCTGTTCCACCACTTCACGCGGTGCCCCTACAGCGACGCGGCGGGGCAGCCCATCCTGGTGCCGCCCATGCGCCTGTTCGACACCATGGAGCAGTTCGCCAGCTACGTGGAGACGGACGCGCTGCTGCGGAGCGTCCGggcgtcgtcgtcctcgtcgccGGCGGTGGCGCAGCGTGCCCGCGACCTGTGCGCCAGGTCCGTGGAGCAGACCGTCCACCTGGGCAGCATCTACCAGCCCTACACCTTCTACGGCGGCCGCTTCGACAACGGCAACACGGAGGCGCTGTTCGCGGCCATGTCGCCGGCGGAGAGGGCGCGGTTCCACTTCGACGTCCGGAGCGTCGACTGGAGGGACTACATCACCAACGTCCACATCCCGGGCCTCCGCAAGCACGTCATGAAGGGCAGGGGCGTCGCCGCCAACCAGCTGCTCGCCAGCACCTCCGTGTGA